The Bradyrhizobium barranii subsp. barranii genome segment TGTTGGCGCGATTAGTCACGCTGGAGCTACCAACAATCACCGTAGCGCCGGTCTTAAGCTGCAGACCGGTGGCAGAGTTCTGCGCCGCAGCGCCGCAAGCAAACAGATCCAAACTCGGGCCCTGCTGTCCTTTGGTGCAATGAACTTTAGGACAATACCGAGAATGCACTATCCCTGAAAATCTTGTCACCACGCACGCCGCTAACCCGGCACCGGAATTGCACGGTTACCAGGCCCATCATCACCAGATTAAGGAATGGGTCCAATGCTGATGCATATCACCTCAGTGTCGGTGCCTCATCCGCACTCCCTTTGCGAACTGGGGATACCGACCGAAACCAATCCGATCGTCAGCCTGAGCCAACTTACCTATCGGAAGTGCAACAAGATCTACGGCGAAAAGGAACCCGCCGATTATGTCTATCAGATCAAGTCAGGCGCGGTACGAAGCTTCAAGCTGCTTCGTGATAGCCGCCGGCAAATCGGCGCCTTTTACGTTTCCGGCGATATCTTCGGACTGGAGAATGGAAGCCTGCACCGCTCTACGGCAGAAGCCGTCGTGGACACGACGGTTCGCCTCATTCGGCGACAAAATCTCGATGTAATTTCCGGCAGTGATGGCGCGCTGGCCAAGCATCTGCTCCGCATGACCACCAGCAATCTGAAGCATGCGGAAGACCATATGCTGCTCCTTGGACGCAAAACCTCGATCGAGCGCGTCGCGGCCTTCATCCTTGAGATGGACAAGCGGCTCACCGACGCCGGCATTTTAGCACTGCCAATGTCACGGCGTGATATCGCGGACTACCTTGGACTCAAGCTGGAAACCGTTTCGCGGGCGTTATCGCATCTGCGCGCGCTTGGCATCCTCGGCTTCATCGGTGCCACCCACCGCCAGATCGTACTGTTGGACCGGCAGCAACTCGCCGGCTTCGATCCTCAGAATTGACAGCCGGGTCGAAGCGAAGACCCTTTGTCGTTCTTAATTGAGAGGCCCCGGTGCCATGCCGGGGCCTCCAATCTGCGCGAAGTACGGTTCAATAGCGAGCGGTGACCGGTGCCGAATAACCGCCGAAACGATAGTTCAACCGAAGTGTGACCAAGTCCACATCCTGACTGACCCCGTTGCCGAGAAGGGTGATGCCCCCTGGCGTGACCACGCCTGCGAAGGATGTGTTGTCACGCCCCATCCAGAGATGGTCGTATTCGATGCCGAGCGACCAATTCGGCGAGAAACCGTATTCCCAGCCGACACCGAGGGCACCGCCCCAGCGCGTGTGACCTGCGGAGGCCAGGCCGACTCCGGTGAGGTTGTTGAAGACATCAAAGCGATTGCGCGTCACCGCAGCGCCACCTTTCACGTAGAACAGCGACGCGTTCCATGCCCATCCGAGTTGAGCCGTGAACAGCCCAATGCCATCAATCTTGCCTGTGGTTGAGATCAATGGATCGATCAAGCTGACGCGTGTGTTCTTGATCTCGGCCCAGTCACCCTGCGCCTCCAAGCCGAGCACAAACTGGTTCGTTTGCCAGCGGTACCCGATCTGCCCGCCAACAAGGCCGCCCGAACGATCAGCGCAACCACCTGCGACTGTCCCGGCGGGCGTCAGGAAATCCACGCAACCATGGCTCTGCCCCCAGCCTCCGTTGGCGCCAATGTAGAATCCGCTCCAGTTGTAGATCGCCACCACCGGCGCCGGCGGCGCCGCCTTGACGGCCATATCGGCGGCCATGGCAGGAGCCGTCATGCTCAGCGCTGCGAGACTGAGCGCAGCCATCGAAAGCCTTTTCATCGTCCATATCCCCTTGCTCAGAGCTTTTCGTTCAGAGAACGCGAGCTCTTATGAGGTGCTGCGAACGTCCAAAGTCAAAAGCGATGAGACCCTAAGCCCGTAACAAAATGGCAACACTCGAGAGCGGTGTGTGCACCGGAACGTGCTTATTCCGCGTCGGGACCTGTATCTGGCTCAGCGTTCCATTGTTCATCGACAAGCCAAGCTTGGATGCGGGGCGACGGAATGAGTTGCCTGGGGACGTGCGGATTGATCGTGCCCGCAAATACAACGAGACCTTCGTCGAGCTTTGCACGAACGAATGCCTTGGCCTCTGCTTCCGTAGCGAAGGTCCTTGTTTCCCGAGGGCTCCGCTGCTTCGGCAGCGTGCCGCGTTTACGAACCTCGAAGGTGACATACCAAGTCGGCGTCATGCACGCACCAACTAATCGCCCTAGCCCAGTCGGTCTCTTGTTTTGGTGCGGGTATCACGAAGCTGGTTGATCTGAATCAAGATCGCGGTTGGTGCTGTCAGCAAAACGAGGTGACGGGAGGCAAGAACACGGAGGATGTCCGACGGAGTTAACGCACAGCCCAGTTCACCCTCGATGTACGTCAAGGTCGCTCATGTCTCCGCGCACACGCTATCGTAAGCCGTAGGAATGCGGCTTCTGCTACCCTTAGGAGGACCATCATGAAGGCTAAGATGCGACTTTCGATCAAGTCAGTGACGGTTACAAGAGTCGCTGCCAGCGCACTTCTGGGACTTGCAGGGGCCACGCTTGCTCCATCACCGGCCCGCGCGATCGTGTATTGCCAGTACGTCGACTATCCGGTGGGTTGCGTTGCCCGGGCTGGCGTTGCCCTCCGGCCACGGCCCGTCGCGCGCGCCGCATCCGTCATAACGTGGGCGGTAATGCCAATGGCGGCGTTAATCGCGTCGGAGCGCGTCGATAGAGGATTTGCCGCGGGCCACTAGCCGTGGTGCATAAACCAACCTCGTGACCCGCGGTAGCATTCAACACCACTTCTCAAGTAGCGATGTCGCCTCTTGGCCCCAAGCGGTCGACCCAGCATGTCCGCTAGATGTCCGCTCCTTGGGGTGAAGCAGACTTGATATGCTCAGGCCGAGTTCTTCCGGGTGTGACCCAGAACGGACGTCTGGCGCATGACTAGCTGGCGACTGCGCACCCCAATTTGTGCCGAACATGCGATTGCGCCGTGTGCGGTTAGCCGAGGTACTCGGATAGGATGTTTTTCGTGTCACAGTTCGTCGTTTTTTGCGAGGGACCTCGCGGAAAGCAGTTGGTCTTTGACCGACATCGAGCTACCCCTTGCTTATGAGCAAGAGCAGGAGTTTCCGGCTTGTTCTGATCAAGCCGTCACAATACGACGCCGATGGCTACGTCATTCGATGGTGGCGCGGCGGCCTGCCTTCGAACTCATTGGCCTGCCTTTACGGCATCGCGCTCGATTGTCGTGAACGCCAGGTTCTCGGGCCCGATTTCGACATCGAGATCGACGCCATCGATGAGACCAACTGGAAGGTGCGTGTCGCGGATCTGGCGCGCGCAATCAAGGCCGCGGATTCCGGCATGGTGATGCTGGTCGGAGTCCAGTCGAACCAGTTTCCCCGATCGCTTGATCTGGCGAGACGGTTTCGCAAGCTCGGAATCCACGTTGCGATCGGCGGCTTCCATGTGTCCGGCACCCTCTCGATGCTGCCGGAGCGCGATCCCGGCGTTCAGGAGATGATGGACCTCGGTGTGTCGGTCTTCGCAGGCGAGGCCGAGGGACGGCTGGAGGAGCTGTTGCAGGACGCGGCCGCCGAACGATTGCAGCCTCTCTACAACTACATCGACGATCTGCCGCACCTGGAGAGCCAGCCATTGCCGATCATTCCCCGCCAGCAGATCCGGCGGGTTATCGGCCACACCACGAGCTTCGACGCCGGGCGTGGCTGCCCGTTCCAGTGCTCGTTCTGCACCATCATCAACGTGCAGGGCCGCAAGTCGCGACGCCGCAGCGCCGACGACATCGAGGCCGTGATCCGCGCCAACGTCGCCCAGGGCGTCTTCGCCTTCTTCCTCACCGACGACAATTTTGCGCGCAACAAGGATTGGGAAAGCCTGCTCGACCGCATCATCGCGCTGCGCGAGAAGGAGGGCTGGGACCTCCGCTTCACGATCCAGGTCGACACGCTTTGCCACAAGCTACCGAACTTCATCGAGAAATGCGCCAAGGCCGGCGTCCGGCGATGCTTCATCGGCCTCGAAAACATCAACCCGGACAGTCTGCTCGGCGCCAAGAAGCGGCAGAACAAGATCACCGACTATCGCGAGATGATGCTGGCCTGGAAGAAGGCCAGGATCATGACCGTCGGCGGCTACATTCTGGGCTTTCCCAACGACACACCGGAATCGATCGTCCGCGACATCGAGATCATCAAGCGTGAGCTGCCGATCGACATGCTGGAGTTCTTCTTCCTGACGCCGCTGCCGGGCTCGGAGGATCACAAGACGCTCTACATGAAGGGCGTCGCGATGGATGCGGACCTCAACAAATACGACCTGGACCACGTCACGGTCGACCACCCCGCCATGTCCAAGGCGGACTGGGAGCGGGCCTGCGAGCTCGCCTGGAACACCTATTACAGCTGGGAGCACATCGAGACCCTGATGCGGCGTGCCGCGGCCATGGGCAACAATGTCGGCAAGATCGGGACCTACGCGCTTTATTTCAAAGGCTACCATCCCATCGAGCAGGTCCATCCGCTCGAAGGGGGTGTGCTGCGGCTCAAGAGCCGCGACGAGCGGCGTCCGCATCTGCCGGTCGAGCCGGCCTGGTCGTTCTATCCGCGCTATGTCGCCGAGACCGTCCTGAAGGCCGCGCAATGGGCATCGCTAGCGCTGCGCCTCCACCGGCTGGCGCGCAAGGTCAAGTCGGATCCGCACCGGCTCACTTATGTCGATGAGGCGATCACACTGCGGCCCGACGAGACCGAGAATCTGGACTTGTACAAGACGCGGTCTAGCCAGGCGTTTCTCGATCAGCGGCGGCATATCGAAGAGGCGCAGAAACCTAAGCTGTCCGTGCGGTAGTTGCAAACTCGCGCTAGTTGATTCTCAAGCCGCCACGAACCATCGCATCCTCACAGATTGACGGACAAGCGACGTGCGTTTGCACCGAACAGCCCCAAAACGTCCACTTCCGTTCTGCCGCCAGGAGCAGACATGCCGGTGACCGGCCGCTTTGCGCCAGAAGCGGTCCTTCCATAATTGCTCATTCCGTAAATTGAGCCATCGGGAAAGTCTGGCTTCGGCAACAGTGCTCCTCAACCGATGATCACAGGCAGCCGGTCTGAGCCATCGAGAATCGGTGTCTGAGGCCCGTTAACGGCAAGGTGAGATTAAAGTTTCCGGCTTTGCGCCAGCGGGCGCGGCGGACACCGGGTTGCGCTGTTTTGCGCCTGCCCCATTGCGCTTGCCGCACCTTGGCTCATACTGACGCGTGGCAACAGGACCATCCGCCATGTCGAATGCCGCCTTGGCCCCCCTGAACGAGACGATCACGATCGCGGAGCTCACGCGCGATCCCTATCCGATCTATAAGCGCCTGAGGCGCGAAGCGCCCGTGTTGCGCGTCAAGTCCGTGGGCCGCACGTTCCTCACCAAGGCTGCCGACACCAAATACGTGAAGGACAATGCGGCGTTGTTCAGCTCCAACGATCCGAACACGCCCATGAAGCGCGCCTTTCTCGCGCATACGCTGATGCGCAAGGACCACGACGAGCATCGGACCGAACGCATGGCGATGATGCCGGCCCTGATGCCGAAGACGATCGAATCCGTCTGGGGGCCGCTATATGCGAACCTGGCGGCGGCGTATCTCGACCGGCTGCCGCGCGGCGAGGTTGTCGATCTCTTTCCCGCGCTCGCGGGACCGCTTGCCGCGCGGATGCTGGCGCATGCGATAGGCGTTCCGGACGCGAGCGATGAGGACATGCAACGATGGTCGCAGACGCTGATCGACGGTGCCGGCAATTTCGGCTGGACGCCAGGGCCTTTCCAAGCGACCGATATCGCCAATGCGGAAATGGACAAATGTATCCGCGCGAACGCCGAACGCGTGCGTGCCGAGCCGGATTCCTCAGCGCTCTCCTTCATGGTGAACGCGAAGACTCCTATTCTGGAAAGCCAGATGATCGCCAACGTAAAAATCGCGATCGGCGGCGGCATCAACGAGCCACGCGACGCCCTGCTGACGATCCTCTACGGCCTCCTCACCAATCCCGATCAGCTCGACAGCGTGCGCGCAGGCGACAAATGGCGCGCCGCCTTCGAGGAAGGGGTCCGGTGGGTGGCGCCGATCCAGGCGAGTTCACGGCTCGTTATGGAGGACACGGAGATTCGCGGCTGCTTCATCCCGAAGGGCGACACCGTGATGACGATCCAGGCCTCCGCCAACCGAGACGAGGACGTCATCGAAGACGGCGAGAACTACAAC includes the following:
- a CDS encoding helix-turn-helix domain-containing protein, whose product is MLMHITSVSVPHPHSLCELGIPTETNPIVSLSQLTYRKCNKIYGEKEPADYVYQIKSGAVRSFKLLRDSRRQIGAFYVSGDIFGLENGSLHRSTAEAVVDTTVRLIRRQNLDVISGSDGALAKHLLRMTTSNLKHAEDHMLLLGRKTSIERVAAFILEMDKRLTDAGILALPMSRRDIADYLGLKLETVSRALSHLRALGILGFIGATHRQIVLLDRQQLAGFDPQN
- a CDS encoding outer membrane protein, coding for MKRLSMAALSLAALSMTAPAMAADMAVKAAPPAPVVAIYNWSGFYIGANGGWGQSHGCVDFLTPAGTVAGGCADRSGGLVGGQIGYRWQTNQFVLGLEAQGDWAEIKNTRVSLIDPLISTTGKIDGIGLFTAQLGWAWNASLFYVKGGAAVTRNRFDVFNNLTGVGLASAGHTRWGGALGVGWEYGFSPNWSLGIEYDHLWMGRDNTSFAGVVTPGGITLLGNGVSQDVDLVTLRLNYRFGGYSAPVTARY
- a CDS encoding B12-binding domain-containing radical SAM protein — encoded protein: MSKSRSFRLVLIKPSQYDADGYVIRWWRGGLPSNSLACLYGIALDCRERQVLGPDFDIEIDAIDETNWKVRVADLARAIKAADSGMVMLVGVQSNQFPRSLDLARRFRKLGIHVAIGGFHVSGTLSMLPERDPGVQEMMDLGVSVFAGEAEGRLEELLQDAAAERLQPLYNYIDDLPHLESQPLPIIPRQQIRRVIGHTTSFDAGRGCPFQCSFCTIINVQGRKSRRRSADDIEAVIRANVAQGVFAFFLTDDNFARNKDWESLLDRIIALREKEGWDLRFTIQVDTLCHKLPNFIEKCAKAGVRRCFIGLENINPDSLLGAKKRQNKITDYREMMLAWKKARIMTVGGYILGFPNDTPESIVRDIEIIKRELPIDMLEFFFLTPLPGSEDHKTLYMKGVAMDADLNKYDLDHVTVDHPAMSKADWERACELAWNTYYSWEHIETLMRRAAAMGNNVGKIGTYALYFKGYHPIEQVHPLEGGVLRLKSRDERRPHLPVEPAWSFYPRYVAETVLKAAQWASLALRLHRLARKVKSDPHRLTYVDEAITLRPDETENLDLYKTRSSQAFLDQRRHIEEAQKPKLSVR
- a CDS encoding cytochrome P450, whose protein sequence is MSNAALAPLNETITIAELTRDPYPIYKRLRREAPVLRVKSVGRTFLTKAADTKYVKDNAALFSSNDPNTPMKRAFLAHTLMRKDHDEHRTERMAMMPALMPKTIESVWGPLYANLAAAYLDRLPRGEVVDLFPALAGPLAARMLAHAIGVPDASDEDMQRWSQTLIDGAGNFGWTPGPFQATDIANAEMDKCIRANAERVRAEPDSSALSFMVNAKTPILESQMIANVKIAIGGGINEPRDALLTILYGLLTNPDQLDSVRAGDKWRAAFEEGVRWVAPIQASSRLVMEDTEIRGCFIPKGDTVMTIQASANRDEDVIEDGENYNALRAPNPHQAFGNGPHHCAGAHLSRRTVGDILMPMLFERFPNMTLPDPASVRWHGFGFRGPLNLPLRLQ